Below is a window of Paenibacillus bovis DNA.
ATGACACTTGAATATATTCTGCGGGTCGTTGTGGCTGGAGTATGCGGCGCCCTGATTGGCTATGAACGCCGCAGCAGGCACAAGGAAGCCGGTATACGGACTCATTTTATTGTATCTGTCGGTGCTTCACTGATGATGGTTATTTCCAAATACGGATTTACCGATATGGGGAATTGGGAAAATGTATCTCTTGACCCTTCCCGGGTCGCTGCACAGATCGTCAGCGGCGTCGGCTTCCTGGGCGCAGGTACCATTTTCATGAATAAGCAAAAGGTAAAAGGACTCACTACAGCCGCAGGCATCTGGGCCACCGCCGGTGTCGGCATGGCGATAGGTGCCGGGATGTACGCAGTAGGTATCGGTGTCACTGCACTTATACTTATCGTCCAATTCGCCATGCATGGCCGCAGCGCCCCTGTACTGGGAGCCAAAACCTATACTTTGTCCGTTAGTCTGGTCAATCATACCGACCCGGTCGAGAACCTGCTGAAGACACTGGAAGACAATGAAATCTATATCGTCAAATTATATTCCGAGACAACTGCCCCTACCCAGAGTAATTCGGATATTCCCGATACGCATATAGAATCGGAAATCCAGCTCAAGATGGAAATCAAATTCCCTACTTCGATGCGTACATCGGATGTTATGCTGATCCTGCAATCCCAGCCTGATGTGCGCAAGATCCAACTGGAGTAGATCGATGATTCCAGCGGGAATAGATCATGAGTCCCCGACAGACTATAGGTTGATAGGGCGGAATCGGGTATAGCGTCCTACTGATTTTTGTCGCTGAAGCAGCAGATATACTAAACGATATTGAAAGCCGCGCACAGCAGAAAGACTCCATTCTTTGATCGGAATGGAGTCTTTCTGCTGTGGGACGTACCTGTCATTTTTGCTGCTCCAGCATTTTGATCTGGTTCATATGATTGAGAATATACAGATAGTGTTCGGATTTCTTGTCCCCGTTATAGATCAGTTCATCGATATTCTGGTTCTGCTTGCTGGACAGATCGGCAATATTGGAAATGTTCTTGGCAATATCATTGATACTTTTGAGCTGCGAAGACTTCACCGCCTGCAGCTGCCGATTGACCTCTGCTTCTGCCGTCATTACACTCTCGAAGCTTTCGGCCGAACGCTGCATCGTATCACTGGCTACTTTGACAATATCTTTGCCCTTATTGGATTCCAGACGGATCGAATCGAGA
It encodes the following:
- a CDS encoding MgtC/SapB family protein, with the protein product MTLEYILRVVVAGVCGALIGYERRSRHKEAGIRTHFIVSVGASLMMVISKYGFTDMGNWENVSLDPSRVAAQIVSGVGFLGAGTIFMNKQKVKGLTTAAGIWATAGVGMAIGAGMYAVGIGVTALILIVQFAMHGRSAPVLGAKTYTLSVSLVNHTDPVENLLKTLEDNEIYIVKLYSETTAPTQSNSDIPDTHIESEIQLKMEIKFPTSMRTSDVMLILQSQPDVRKIQLE